A single region of the Candidatus Methylacidiphilales bacterium genome encodes:
- a CDS encoding 2-isopropylmalate synthase, whose product MPEKIIIFDTTLRDGEQCPGASMNPREKLEVARQLARLNVDVIEAGFPVISEGDFASVHQIATEVKGPIIAGLARCVPRDIEAAAAAVKPAGDRARVHVFLATSKIHREYKLHKAYDEIVRLAVEGVKLAKSYVRDVEFSPEDASRTEPEFLARVTEAVIAAGATTVNIPDTVGYAVPEQFAELIRYLFSHVKNIHEAVISVHCHNDLGLAVANSLAAIQAGARQVEGTINGIGERAGNAALEEVVMALKTRSDFYGNYEIGIHTREIVKTSRLVSRMSGLMVQRSKAIVGENAFAHSSGIHQDGILKKRETYEIMDPKEVGWGETELPLTKHSGRAALEARLKHLGFTLTDQELERIFVQFKAVGDKKKFVYDDDLIALAENQWTEVPEVYSLENLEVHVIGGQLPEAIVTLRRGEEVHCEKAQGDGAVDAAMKAMDKITGCNGNLVDYQVRAVTQGKDAIGEVTIKVDFSEGKEPLVTGKAASTDVIEASARAYLNAVNRELTLPKRKRNAIEGV is encoded by the coding sequence GGGAGAAGCTCGAGGTGGCTCGGCAACTCGCGCGACTCAATGTGGACGTGATCGAGGCGGGGTTTCCTGTGATCAGTGAGGGGGATTTTGCATCGGTGCATCAGATTGCGACGGAGGTCAAAGGGCCGATTATTGCGGGGTTGGCGCGTTGTGTGCCGCGCGATATTGAAGCGGCTGCGGCTGCGGTGAAACCCGCCGGGGATCGGGCGCGGGTCCACGTTTTTTTGGCGACCTCTAAAATTCATCGGGAATATAAGTTGCACAAGGCTTACGATGAGATTGTGCGGCTCGCGGTGGAAGGTGTGAAGCTGGCCAAGAGCTATGTGCGGGACGTGGAGTTTTCGCCCGAGGACGCGTCGCGGACTGAACCTGAATTCTTGGCGCGGGTGACAGAGGCCGTGATTGCTGCAGGCGCAACGACGGTGAATATCCCCGATACCGTTGGTTACGCTGTGCCGGAGCAGTTTGCGGAGTTAATCCGCTATCTGTTTTCTCATGTAAAAAACATCCACGAGGCGGTGATCAGTGTGCATTGTCACAACGATCTTGGGCTTGCGGTGGCGAATTCGTTGGCTGCCATCCAAGCTGGCGCGCGGCAAGTGGAGGGTACGATCAATGGTATCGGTGAACGCGCAGGAAATGCTGCGCTTGAGGAAGTGGTGATGGCGCTCAAGACGCGGTCGGATTTTTATGGGAATTATGAGATCGGAATACACACGCGAGAGATCGTCAAGACGTCGCGGCTGGTTTCGCGCATGTCCGGCCTTATGGTGCAGCGGAGTAAAGCGATCGTCGGCGAAAATGCGTTTGCCCATAGCTCGGGAATCCACCAGGACGGTATTTTGAAGAAACGGGAAACATACGAGATCATGGATCCGAAGGAAGTCGGGTGGGGCGAGACAGAATTGCCATTGACGAAACATAGTGGCCGAGCCGCTCTGGAAGCGCGACTGAAGCATCTTGGCTTTACGTTGACCGATCAAGAGTTGGAGCGCATCTTTGTGCAATTCAAGGCTGTGGGGGATAAGAAAAAGTTTGTTTACGATGATGACTTGATCGCGCTGGCTGAAAATCAATGGACGGAAGTGCCCGAGGTATATTCGCTTGAAAATCTCGAGGTGCACGTCATCGGTGGGCAATTGCCTGAAGCCATCGTCACGCTCCGCCGCGGGGAGGAAGTGCATTGCGAGAAAGCCCAAGGCGATGGCGCTGTGGATGCAGCGATGAAGGCGATGGATAAAATTACAGGTTGCAACGGAAATCTTGTGGACTACCAAGTGCGAGCTGTGACTCAAGGCAAGGACGCGATCGGGGAAGTCACTATCAAAGTGGATTTTTCGGAGGGGAAAGAGCCGTTGGTGACGGGTAAAGCTGCTTCGACGGATGTGATCGAGGCGAGCGCGCGTGCATATTTGAATGCAGTGAATCGTGAGTTGACGCTACCAAAGCGGAAGCGCAACGCGATAGAGGGGGTATGA